The Myxococcus virescens genome has a segment encoding these proteins:
- a CDS encoding anthranilate synthase component I family protein: protein MDAQERKSAYRQRAEQGEAVPVSVELPADLDTPLSAYLKLGGGSRGFILESCYGGEQFGRYSHIGAEPAGRVRLDRNGATLWRGSREERRDGKPLDVLRQLWRELAVARLPGEAPFLGGLVGYMGYNCFSWLEPTVPDRHPSDISFPDSEWLVCEDFVTHDTRTGTLKATAIARPSLHGSVAAALKDAEARAQAMADRLLKPLSPEAYAPAPRMRGDVAPTACWDRAGYESAVAQAQEYIRAGDIFQVVLARRFESRGAPPPLSLYRALRRVNPSPYLFLVELGEARALVGASPELLVQVRDGDVVVRPIAGTRRRGASEAEDLALEKELLADEKERAEHIMLVDLGRNDVGRVAAPGSVRVEDMMLIERYSHVMHIVSQVRGKLDAKYDALDALASTFPAGTVSGAPKIRAMQIIDELEVQRRGPYSGAVGYLSFCGTLDVAIALRTFFVDGDRTMWTSGAGVVADSVPSKEADETEAKAGAMAAALRLAREGGGR from the coding sequence ATGGATGCACAGGAGCGGAAGTCAGCCTATCGGCAGCGCGCGGAGCAGGGTGAGGCGGTGCCGGTGTCGGTGGAGCTGCCGGCGGACCTCGATACGCCGCTGTCGGCCTATCTGAAGCTGGGCGGTGGTTCGCGCGGCTTCATCCTCGAGTCGTGCTACGGCGGCGAGCAGTTCGGCCGCTACAGCCACATCGGCGCGGAGCCCGCGGGCCGCGTGCGGTTGGACCGGAACGGTGCCACCTTGTGGCGCGGCTCGCGCGAGGAGCGCCGGGACGGCAAGCCCCTGGACGTGCTGCGCCAGCTCTGGCGCGAGCTGGCCGTGGCCCGGCTTCCCGGTGAGGCGCCCTTCCTGGGCGGGCTCGTGGGGTACATGGGCTACAACTGCTTCTCGTGGCTGGAGCCCACGGTGCCGGACCGGCACCCCAGCGACATCTCCTTCCCGGACTCGGAATGGCTGGTGTGCGAGGACTTCGTCACGCACGACACCCGCACCGGGACGCTCAAGGCCACCGCCATTGCCCGGCCGTCGCTGCACGGCAGCGTGGCCGCCGCGCTGAAGGACGCGGAGGCGCGCGCGCAGGCCATGGCGGACCGGCTGCTGAAGCCGCTGTCTCCGGAGGCCTATGCGCCCGCGCCGCGCATGCGTGGGGACGTGGCGCCCACCGCGTGCTGGGACCGCGCGGGGTATGAGTCGGCGGTGGCACAGGCGCAGGAGTACATCCGCGCCGGAGACATCTTCCAGGTCGTGCTCGCGCGCCGCTTCGAATCCCGGGGCGCGCCGCCGCCGCTGTCGCTCTACCGCGCGCTGCGGCGGGTGAATCCATCGCCGTACCTCTTCCTCGTGGAGCTGGGCGAGGCCCGCGCGCTGGTGGGCGCGTCGCCGGAGTTGCTGGTGCAGGTGCGCGACGGGGACGTGGTGGTGCGGCCCATCGCCGGCACCCGGCGCCGTGGCGCGTCCGAGGCCGAGGACCTGGCCCTGGAGAAGGAGCTGCTCGCGGACGAGAAGGAGCGCGCCGAGCACATCATGCTGGTGGACCTGGGGCGCAACGACGTGGGCCGCGTGGCGGCGCCTGGCTCGGTGCGCGTCGAGGACATGATGCTCATCGAGCGCTACAGCCACGTGATGCACATCGTGTCGCAGGTGCGCGGCAAGCTCGACGCGAAGTACGACGCGCTGGATGCGCTGGCCAGCACCTTCCCCGCGGGCACGGTGTCGGGCGCGCCCAAGATTCGCGCGATGCAAATCATCGACGAGTTGGAGGTCCAGCGGCGCGGGCCCTACTCGGGCGCGGTGGGCTACCTGTCGTTCTGCGGCACGCTGGACGTGGCGATTGCGCTGCGCACCTTCTTCGTGGACGGAGACCGGACGATGTGGACCTCGGGCGCGGGAGTGGTCGCGGACTCGGTGCCGTCGAAGGAAGCGGACGAGACGGAAGCCAAGGCGGGTGCCATGGCCGCCGCGCTGCGGTTGGCGCGCGAGGGAGGTGGCCGGTGA